The Amaranthus tricolor cultivar Red isolate AtriRed21 chromosome 6, ASM2621246v1, whole genome shotgun sequence genome has a segment encoding these proteins:
- the LOC130815928 gene encoding dof zinc finger protein DOF1.4-like: MVGNCEKMLLISSPSNEWSELVHDENKNQLDDPKGNLNNTNTNINHNNMASVVAATDQQQHHHFQQQKQQQQQRQLQQQALKCPRCDSTNTKFCYYNNYSLSQPRHFCRACKRYWTRGGTLRNVPVGGGCRKNKRVRRSSNTFSSSTTNTNTTNTNNNSLEASINSASSIGGASCNNGNNNVHDLVSSTSNHVNYPLFYGLPTNHSPNSDINFPFSRYDLQNPPQINGLGLGFSSGLLVHNVHNMNLHHHHHSSQNTKQISHDLISSNPLISSTTTNITSTNTPSTISSLLHQIKGANNFQTLLNSYHDGDNNNDLHMKNVKMEFDRQNRSLDHHHNWSNTTQNQIDHHHHQTMVSSSDPSILWGSSNGTNLSTWLDPSNNLGSSVPSLI, translated from the exons ATGGTGGGAAACTGTGAGAAAATGCTACTCATTTCTTCACCTTCTAATGAATGGTCAGAATTAGTACATGATGAG aataaaaatcaattagATGATCCAAAAGGAAACTTAAACAACACCAACACCAACATCAACCACAACAATATGGCTTCTGTTGTTGCTGCGACTGATCAGCAACAACATCACCATTTTCAACAAcagaaacaacaacaacaacaacgacaaCTTCAGCAACAAGCCTTAAAATGTCCTCGTTGCGACTCGACAAATACGAAATTTTGTTACTACAACAATTATAGTTTATCACAACCAAGACATTTTTGCAGGGCTTGTAAAAGGTATTGGACAAGAGGAGGTACACTTAGAAATGTTCCTGTTGGTGGTGGTTGTAGGAAGAACAAAAGGGTTAGAAGATCTTCTAATACTTTTTCTTCTTCtactactaatactaatacgactaatactaataataatagtcTAGAAGCTTCTATTAATTCAGCTTCTTCTATTGGTGGTGCTAGTTGTAATAATGGGAATAATAATGTTCATGATTTGGTTTCTTCCACCTCAAATCATGTTAATTATCCTCTATTTTATGGATTACCCACTAATCATTCACCAAATTCTGACATTAATTTCCCATTTTCAAGGTATGATCTTCAAAACCCACCTCAAATTAATGGTCTTGGATTAGGGTTTTCATCTGGGTTATTAGTTCATAATGTGCACAATAtgaatcttcatcatcatcatcattcttctcAAAACACTAAGCAAATTTCCCATGATTTGATCTCATCAAACCCTTTGATTTCTTCTACTACCACAAACATCACTTCTACTAACACACCTAGTACAATTTCTTCACTTTTGCATCAAATTAAGGGAGCCAATAATTTTCAAACATTATTGAATTCTTATCATGAtggtgataataataatgatcttCATATGAAAAATGTGAAAATGGAATTTGATAGGCAAAATAGATCATTAGATCATCATCATAATTGGAGTAATACTACTCAAAACCAAatagatcatcatcatcatcaaactaTGGTTTCATCTTCAGATCCATCTATTCTTTGGGGTAGTAGCAATGGAACTAATCTTTCTACTTGGCTTGATCCTTCCAATAATCTTGGATCTTCAGTTCCATCTTTGATCTAa